Proteins encoded within one genomic window of Gloeobacter kilaueensis JS1:
- a CDS encoding multicopper oxidase family protein produces MKRVFWLGVGLALAWVAQMVARGAGPPASDGCPRPEAGSVAGAPALLRSRNGKLEATFVLRNAGSERFCLLYNGAVQSPTLWVAPGDKVVLRIHNALDRTAILPGAHQHPAGRLRNPCSGASADTSLLRTNLHYHGLNIPPTCHGDDVLGTTIADGATFEYRFQIPANEPPGLYWYHPHPHGLSEPQVLGGASGALVVRGIEQINPAVRGLPEQILILRDLAPKTEASAQGPRLCPDQDGSTRPAKDVSLNYVPVVYGDKRLAQIPLKANQRQFWRVLNAAADTYFDLQLRYDGEPQPLEVVAVDGVPTRKDDLGRAYPVTLRATHVLLPPAGRAEFIVRGPTSPVREAKLLTLAYDSGPDGDCDPERDLARIVVAAKQKLPALPVVGAAERPVRSMRFSRISVVQPVRTRRLYFSENNDKGEFYITEDRPGVEPKLFDPFFSQPNITVQQGSVEDWIVENRSRESHAFHIHQIHFQVLERDGKPTGDATQLRDTVDVPFWDGKATAYPRVKLRMDFRDPEIRGTFVYHCHILEHEDGGMMGTIEVARPNTVGARRP; encoded by the coding sequence ATGAAGCGGGTATTCTGGCTGGGGGTTGGGCTCGCGCTGGCCTGGGTAGCGCAGATGGTCGCACGCGGTGCAGGCCCGCCTGCAAGCGATGGGTGTCCTCGTCCGGAAGCGGGCAGTGTTGCTGGTGCGCCGGCACTGCTGCGCAGCCGCAACGGTAAATTGGAAGCAACTTTTGTGTTGCGCAACGCCGGGAGTGAGCGCTTTTGCTTGCTCTACAACGGTGCGGTGCAATCACCGACGCTCTGGGTCGCGCCGGGCGATAAGGTCGTGCTGCGCATCCACAACGCCCTCGATCGCACGGCGATTCTGCCCGGTGCGCACCAGCATCCGGCTGGCCGCCTGCGCAATCCCTGTTCTGGAGCCAGTGCCGACACGAGCCTGCTGCGCACCAACCTGCACTACCACGGTCTGAATATTCCGCCCACCTGTCACGGTGACGATGTGCTGGGCACGACGATTGCGGACGGGGCGACTTTTGAGTACCGCTTCCAGATTCCGGCCAACGAGCCGCCGGGGCTGTACTGGTACCATCCCCATCCCCACGGCCTGAGCGAGCCGCAGGTGCTGGGCGGAGCGTCGGGGGCACTCGTCGTGCGCGGCATCGAGCAAATTAACCCAGCAGTGCGAGGTCTGCCGGAGCAGATCTTGATCTTGCGCGACCTCGCGCCCAAAACAGAGGCGAGTGCTCAGGGGCCACGGCTCTGCCCTGACCAGGACGGGTCCACCCGGCCCGCCAAGGACGTTTCGCTCAACTACGTGCCAGTGGTCTACGGCGACAAGCGGCTTGCCCAAATTCCGTTAAAAGCGAACCAGCGCCAGTTCTGGCGGGTGCTCAACGCTGCTGCCGACACCTACTTTGATCTGCAGTTGCGCTACGACGGTGAGCCTCAACCACTAGAGGTGGTGGCAGTGGATGGGGTGCCGACGCGCAAGGACGACCTGGGGCGGGCCTATCCGGTGACGCTACGGGCAACCCATGTGTTGCTGCCGCCCGCCGGACGCGCCGAATTTATCGTCCGGGGGCCGACAAGCCCGGTGCGCGAGGCGAAGCTGTTGACCCTGGCCTACGACAGCGGCCCGGACGGCGACTGCGATCCCGAGCGCGACCTGGCCCGGATCGTAGTTGCTGCAAAACAGAAGCTACCCGCCCTGCCCGTCGTCGGAGCCGCAGAGCGACCGGTGCGCTCGATGCGCTTCAGCCGGATCTCGGTGGTCCAGCCGGTGCGCACGCGCCGACTCTATTTTTCGGAAAATAACGACAAAGGCGAGTTTTATATTACTGAGGACAGGCCAGGCGTGGAACCGAAACTGTTCGATCCCTTCTTCAGCCAACCGAACATCACCGTTCAGCAGGGCAGCGTCGAGGACTGGATCGTCGAAAATCGCAGCCGGGAGTCCCACGCCTTTCATATCCACCAGATTCACTTTCAGGTGCTGGAGCGGGACGGTAAGCCAACGGGCGATGCAACCCAGTTGCGCGACACCGTCGATGTACCGTTCTGGGACGGCAAGGCGACGGCCTACCCGAGGGTGAAGCTGCGCATGGACTTTCGCGATCCGGAAATTCGCGGTACCTTTGTCTACCACTGCCACATCCTGGAGCACGAGGACGGCGGCATGATGGGCACGATCGAGGTAGCGCGCCCCAATACAGTTGGGGCGCGCCGCCCGTAA
- a CDS encoding VOC family protein: MTETAVKAVPTGYHTVTPYLSVQNVAGLVDFLARAFGAQELHRTVHPNGTFAHCEVRLGDSIVMFSEASEAWPPTPTSIYLYVEDTDAAYRRALEAGATSLMEPADQFYGDRNAGIKDPAGNSWWIATHFEDVPPAELQKRFEAALAQRG, from the coding sequence ATGACAGAGACAGCCGTCAAGGCCGTTCCCACCGGCTATCACACCGTCACCCCTTATCTGAGCGTGCAGAATGTGGCCGGGCTGGTCGATTTTCTCGCTCGGGCCTTCGGTGCCCAGGAGCTGCACCGCACCGTCCATCCAAACGGCACCTTCGCCCACTGCGAGGTGCGCCTTGGCGACTCGATCGTGATGTTCTCCGAGGCGAGCGAAGCCTGGCCGCCCACGCCCACCTCGATCTATCTCTACGTCGAAGACACCGATGCGGCCTATCGGCGCGCCCTTGAGGCTGGGGCTACCTCGCTGATGGAACCCGCCGACCAGTTCTACGGCGACCGCAACGCCGGTATCAAAGATCCCGCCGGCAACTCCTGGTGGATCGCCACCCACTTTGAAGATGTACCGCCTGCTGAGTTGCAAAAGCGCTTCGAGGCAGCGCTGGCCCAGCGGGGCTGA
- a CDS encoding dockerin type I domain-containing protein: MKRILPWLALLSLPIAVLAAEPGDLNGDGHVDSQDIQLLDGYLDGTTVLQDSQIAAADADGDKKITGRDRDILKRRVEGLSLRAKADTVRDGGRGQIDLQSADSGVVVDKQTGQPLAGVEVSLPDEGITVRTDSEGRFSLPHASAGKILTARASNYAPTALSGKAGAGGYQLQLERLSPRLQVLDDELHHLGDDQYGRGSANASDFRLHAEGTAYTRNFTLRTPPTGDLLLRIGSVIGLDTPQSAAAGQTQVSFFGTEQDGLKIYLNGSLVSQVYVNADNIAVKLPRWLLQPGSNQLRLETHVFSQPAAMSGGGLMGLLGVFGMGGGMAGTMAGNVIDYDDLEFAHLVLEDVAGRVRSFDSRGEVSGPRFTP, from the coding sequence ATGAAAAGGATTCTCCCCTGGCTGGCTCTTTTGAGCCTGCCCATCGCTGTCCTTGCTGCCGAACCGGGCGACCTCAACGGCGACGGCCACGTCGATAGCCAGGATATTCAACTGCTCGACGGCTACCTCGACGGCACCACCGTGCTGCAGGACAGCCAGATTGCCGCCGCCGACGCCGACGGTGACAAAAAGATCACAGGCCGCGACCGCGACATCCTCAAGCGCCGGGTCGAAGGTCTGAGCCTCAGGGCCAAAGCCGATACTGTCCGCGACGGTGGCCGGGGCCAGATCGACCTTCAAAGTGCCGACAGCGGCGTAGTCGTCGATAAGCAGACCGGCCAGCCTCTTGCCGGGGTCGAAGTCTCGCTGCCGGACGAAGGGATCACCGTGCGCACCGACAGTGAGGGCCGCTTTAGCCTGCCCCACGCCTCCGCCGGCAAGATTCTCACCGCCAGGGCCAGCAACTACGCCCCTACCGCCCTTTCCGGCAAAGCCGGGGCCGGAGGCTATCAGCTTCAGCTGGAGCGGCTCTCGCCCCGCCTGCAGGTGCTCGACGACGAACTGCACCACTTAGGGGACGACCAGTACGGGCGCGGCTCGGCGAACGCCAGCGATTTTCGCCTGCACGCCGAAGGCACCGCCTACACCCGCAACTTTACCCTGCGGACGCCGCCTACCGGCGATCTGCTCCTGCGCATCGGCTCGGTCATCGGTCTCGATACGCCCCAGTCCGCCGCCGCCGGTCAGACCCAGGTGAGCTTTTTTGGTACCGAGCAGGATGGGCTGAAGATCTACCTCAACGGCAGCCTTGTAAGCCAGGTCTACGTCAACGCCGACAACATCGCCGTCAAACTGCCGCGCTGGCTCCTGCAGCCCGGCAGCAACCAGTTGCGCCTTGAGACCCACGTCTTCAGCCAACCGGCGGCGATGAGCGGCGGCGGCCTGATGGGTCTGCTGGGCGTCTTTGGCATGGGTGGAGGGATGGCCGGGACGATGGCCGGCAACGTCATCGACTACGACGATCTCGAATTTGCCCACCTCGTCCTCGAAGATGTCGCTGGCCGGGTGCGCTCGTTCGACAGCCGGGGTGAAGTCTCTGGACCCCGCTTCACGCCCTGA
- a CDS encoding rhodanese-like domain-containing protein, whose amino-acid sequence MDHSSGFLKLVDDAKTRIQECNVAEVYAWKEQDRPFVLVDVREESEWQAGHIPGARHLGKGVIERDIEVAIPDHDAPIVLYCGGGYRSALAADALQKMGYTRVLSMDGGMRGWRLAGYPEQKP is encoded by the coding sequence ATGGATCATTCCTCTGGCTTTTTGAAACTGGTGGACGACGCCAAGACCCGCATTCAAGAGTGCAACGTCGCAGAGGTCTACGCCTGGAAAGAGCAGGACAGGCCCTTTGTCCTCGTCGATGTGCGCGAGGAGTCCGAGTGGCAGGCAGGCCACATTCCTGGTGCCCGACACCTGGGAAAAGGGGTGATCGAGCGCGACATCGAGGTGGCCATCCCAGACCACGACGCGCCGATCGTGCTCTACTGCGGCGGCGGCTACCGCTCAGCCCTGGCAGCGGACGCCCTGCAGAAGATGGGCTATACCCGCGTCCTCTCGATGGACGGTGGGATGCGCGGCTGGCGGCTGGCGGGCTATCCTGAACAGAAACCTTGA
- a CDS encoding ATP-dependent Clp protease adaptor ClpS translates to MERLHPASTAISAPTKLPTRTPVDPVKTPEKTPLRWRDWVVRIWNDPFNKFEHVVESLVRHVPGMSEDMAWSVAWQAHREGVAATYQGPREVAELVCEKLVREGLMSDCCES, encoded by the coding sequence ATGGAGCGACTGCACCCTGCATCGACGGCGATTTCTGCGCCGACGAAACTGCCCACCCGCACTCCGGTCGATCCGGTCAAGACGCCAGAAAAGACGCCCCTGCGCTGGCGGGACTGGGTGGTGCGCATCTGGAACGACCCGTTCAACAAGTTCGAGCACGTCGTCGAGAGTCTGGTGCGCCACGTACCGGGGATGTCGGAGGACATGGCCTGGTCGGTGGCCTGGCAGGCGCACCGGGAGGGGGTGGCCGCCACCTACCAGGGGCCGCGCGAGGTGGCCGAACTGGTCTGCGAGAAGCTCGTCCGCGAGGGGTTGATGTCCGACTGCTGCGAGAGCTAG
- a CDS encoding electron-transferring-flavoprotein dehydrogenase, with product MPSPIRYDLLLVGGSASNLILAHRLIDLASASGLPLAIALVEKSAQFGAHIVSGAITRPHVLEKIFPNLKEAGFPIEGTVSHSHFSVLGSEEKWDLPQAVVPKGFRKEGQLILTLSHAIRWLADELQTRAKAAANIVLDVFPGFAAQEILYEGERVVGVRVSASGTLSEDAIYAQTTCFGDKGFLSKDLVERFALRPNPQLWSVGIKELWEVDLDYQGVVWHTIGYPILDGTFSGGFVYGLANKRLSIGLVVSLDSKNSNLNPQLRLQQFKAHPWIQELIKGGRLLKYGAAVIPEGGYYSLPTRFGVEGALLLGDALGVLDAASLSGLDKSMETGYIAAGLLHDAFRDKQFGDLAARYREAVLGGFIGQELYTSRHFRRAFLENDRLLGEYLPAVCKSVDQGHPWLGSLKFGLGKPIQRSSETLQALGHILGKTNSDAIFRYTPCHENIDPAYSPAAVAVSPAARAETLVSRPDAVFFAAPRYHEGNRHIEEFDPQTCRQCIATYDRLGKPTPCVADCTAEVHRIDAHEGIRVHGMSLENCIQCRTCEIVCPAVNLRVNPTYEGSGPDFYGL from the coding sequence ATGCCATCTCCCATACGCTATGACCTGCTTTTAGTCGGCGGTAGCGCCTCGAACTTGATTCTTGCCCACCGGCTCATCGATCTGGCCAGTGCGAGCGGTCTGCCCCTTGCGATCGCCCTGGTCGAAAAGAGTGCCCAGTTCGGTGCCCACATCGTGAGCGGGGCGATCACCCGCCCCCACGTCCTCGAAAAAATTTTTCCCAACCTCAAAGAAGCTGGCTTCCCGATCGAGGGAACCGTGAGCCACAGCCACTTCAGCGTGCTGGGCTCCGAAGAAAAGTGGGATCTGCCCCAGGCGGTCGTACCCAAAGGCTTCCGCAAGGAAGGCCAGCTCATCCTGACCCTCAGCCATGCCATCCGCTGGCTGGCCGACGAACTGCAAACCAGGGCGAAGGCAGCTGCCAACATCGTCCTCGATGTCTTTCCAGGTTTCGCCGCTCAGGAGATCCTCTACGAGGGCGAGCGGGTGGTGGGTGTGCGCGTCAGCGCCTCCGGCACCCTCAGCGAAGATGCGATCTACGCCCAGACCACCTGCTTCGGTGACAAGGGCTTTCTTTCAAAAGATCTCGTCGAGCGCTTTGCCCTCAGGCCCAACCCGCAACTCTGGTCGGTGGGAATCAAAGAACTCTGGGAGGTGGACCTCGACTACCAGGGCGTCGTTTGGCACACGATCGGCTATCCGATCTTAGATGGCACCTTCAGCGGCGGCTTCGTCTATGGCCTCGCCAACAAGCGCCTCTCGATCGGGCTGGTGGTGAGCCTCGACAGCAAAAATTCCAACCTCAACCCACAGCTGCGCCTGCAGCAGTTCAAGGCCCACCCCTGGATTCAGGAGCTGATCAAGGGGGGCCGGTTGCTCAAGTACGGCGCGGCTGTCATTCCCGAGGGCGGCTACTACAGTTTGCCCACCCGCTTCGGGGTCGAGGGGGCGCTGCTTTTGGGCGACGCGCTGGGGGTGCTCGATGCCGCCAGTCTCTCCGGGCTCGATAAATCGATGGAGACCGGCTACATTGCCGCCGGTCTATTGCACGATGCCTTCCGCGACAAACAGTTTGGCGATCTGGCGGCGCGCTACCGCGAGGCGGTGCTGGGCGGCTTTATCGGCCAGGAACTTTATACGAGCCGCCACTTCCGGCGGGCATTTTTAGAAAACGACCGGCTTTTGGGCGAATATCTGCCCGCTGTCTGCAAGAGCGTCGATCAGGGCCACCCCTGGCTGGGCAGCCTCAAATTTGGCCTGGGTAAACCGATCCAGCGATCAAGTGAGACCCTGCAGGCGCTCGGGCACATCCTGGGCAAGACCAACAGCGACGCCATCTTTCGCTACACGCCCTGCCACGAAAATATCGACCCCGCCTACAGCCCCGCTGCCGTCGCCGTGAGCCCCGCCGCCCGCGCCGAGACCCTCGTAAGTCGTCCCGACGCCGTCTTCTTTGCCGCTCCCCGCTACCACGAGGGCAACCGCCACATCGAGGAGTTCGACCCCCAGACCTGCCGCCAGTGCATCGCAACTTACGACCGGCTCGGCAAACCGACCCCCTGCGTCGCCGATTGCACCGCCGAGGTCCACCGCATCGATGCCCACGAAGGCATTCGGGTCCACGGCATGTCCCTCGAAAACTGCATCCAGTGCCGCACCTGCGAGATCGTCTGTCCGGCTGTGAATTTGCGGGTCAACCCCACCTACGAGGGTTCCGGGCCAGACTTTTACGGCCTGTAG